Genomic DNA from Fusobacterium varium:
TCAATTGGCACAGCTCTATGCCCAAGACCTATAACTACCTCATCTAATCTAAACATTCCTATTGTTAAAAAAATACATACTGATAGATGTTCTTTACATCTTGCTATTCCTATTTTTCCTCCAACATTAAATCCCACTGCTTTATCCATAATTTGAGCAATAGCCTCTCTTGTTGCTCCTGTTAAAGCTCCTTCATAAACATGAGATTCAGAGATTATTCCATTTCTTTTTGAAGCAACTAATGCTCTCTCTAAAATCTTAGATATAGAATCTACAACATTTCCTCCTATATCTACTGCTGCTGTTTTTATTCCTTGCTTTATATATTTTTCTTTTAATTCTATCTCTTCTTCTCTAGAACTCATTGCCATTATAACTGAAGCTTTAGCTATATCTTTACTCTTATATTGCATTCTATTACCCCTTTCAATCAATTTATTCTCAAGTTTAATCTATTTTTATTTTTCAAGGAGTACAACACAATATGATTTTACTCCACTTTCATCTCCAGTAAATCCTAATTTTTCCTCAGTTGTTGCTTTTACACTAACTTGTTCTATTTCTAATTCTAAAACTTCTGCTATTCTTTTTCTCATAGTTTCTATATATGGTTTTACTTTAGGTTTTTGCAATACAATTATAGAATCAAGATTGATTATCTTATATCCCTTTGAATATATCAACTCTTTAACTTTACTTAATAATAGCATACTATCTATATTTTTATACTGCATATCTGTATCAGGAAAGTGTTGTCCTATATCTCCTAAAGCTAAAGCTCCTAACATTGCATCCATTATTGCATGTACTAAAACATCTCCATCAGAGTGTCCCAACACCCCTTTTGTATGAGGTATTTCAACTCCTCCTAATATCAATTTTCTTCCTTCTGTTAAAACATGAACATCATATCCATTACCTATTCTTAGCATTTTATCACTATTCCCATCTTTCATAAATTCTCTTATAAAACTCTAATATTTCATCTTTTGTTACAGTAGAAGTTCCCATTTTACCTACAACTACCCCAGCTGCTGTATTAGCTATTTTTGCTGCTTCATGCCAAGAAACTCCAGATGCTGCTGCAAGAGTAAATACAGATATAACTGTATCTCCAGCTCCTGTTACATCATAAACCTCTTTAGCAAAAGTTGGAATATTTACTATCTTATCCTCAATAAAAAGACTCATTCCCTCTTCACTTCTAGTTAAAAGTAGATTGTCTAATTTTAATTTTTCCTTTAACTCCTTACCTACTTCTTCCATATTAGTAGCTCTTTCCATTCCTAGACACTCTTTTGCTTCTTTTCTATTTGGTGTCATTGAAGTCGCTCCATAATAGTTCATAGCATTTTTAGGTTTAGGATCAACTGTTACTATTTTTCCTCTATCTCTACACATTCTTACTATCTCTTTAGCT
This window encodes:
- a CDS encoding HutP family protein; this encodes MQYKSKDIAKASVIMAMSSREEEIELKEKYIKQGIKTAAVDIGGNVVDSISKILERALVASKRNGIISESHVYEGALTGATREAIAQIMDKAVGFNVGGKIGIARCKEHLSVCIFLTIGMFRLDEVVIGLGHRAVPIEEE
- a CDS encoding 2-C-methyl-D-erythritol 2,4-cyclodiphosphate synthase, whose protein sequence is MLRIGNGYDVHVLTEGRKLILGGVEIPHTKGVLGHSDGDVLVHAIMDAMLGALALGDIGQHFPDTDMQYKNIDSMLLLSKVKELIYSKGYKIINLDSIIVLQKPKVKPYIETMRKRIAEVLELEIEQVSVKATTEEKLGFTGDESGVKSYCVVLLEK